From the genome of Dehalococcoidales bacterium:
GGCTTCAAAATCATTGATACTTCGTTCAATTTCATCAATTACGTTTCCTTTGGCATCAAAAAACACGATATCAAGCGCCAGTTTGCCGATAACATCTTCGGAGATATTTTTAACGGCGAAATTAACGCCCTTACCAAAACCGGGTTTATTTTCCTTTTTAAGAATCAATGAGTGGGAAACAAACTCTACTTTTTCATTACCGGTAACAGTAGGATCGGGAGCCTTGCGCGCCATTTCAGCCAGTTTTTCCGGTGTGGGCACACCCTCGCCGGAAAATTCATTAAGATCAGCGAGAATCGCATCCAAGTCTTCTTCGTCTTGCCGGGGTGAAACAGGATTAACTTCCTGCGGATTTTCTTTTTCGGACAACTCAACCCTCCCCATAAATATTTTGTAAATTGAATTCGGTATTAAACCGATTTATTTATTATTCTAAATAGCATTGTACTTTATCAAGATTAGCATCTAATCCGAACGAATCATCACCAGCATCATTTTAAAGCGTTCCGTTGCCTTTAGCGAATGCGGCTGGTTTGCCGGCATAATTATAAACTCACCGCGCCGAACTGTTAGCGGCTCTCCTGAAATAGTAACTTCGGTTTCTCCGTCCGCCACATATACAAACGCATCATAGGGAGCCGTATGTTCGCTTAAACCTTGCCCTTTATCGAAGGCAAACAGTGTAATGGTTC
Proteins encoded in this window:
- a CDS encoding cupin domain-containing protein, translating into MSESTLIGKALDLENLIDYQEGSVVSKTVLNKKTGTITLFAFDKGQGLSEHTAPYDAFVYVADGETEVTISGEPLTVRRGEFIIMPANQPHSLKATERFKMMLVMIRSD